A single Aminobacterium mobile DSM 12262 DNA region contains:
- a CDS encoding adenylosuccinate synthase, with protein sequence MKGRVEIIIGAQWGDEGKGRVVDALGNRVEVFARYQGGANAGHTVIVEGEKYVFHLLPSGMLYPCKLCAIGNGVVVDPEQLLQELSTLQEQGKDRARLIISGSAHVVMPYHKILDKAEEQFRGKGKKIGTTGRGIGPCYVDKFNRCGIRIEDLLNADVLRDKLSFNLDAKNLLLTKVYGTEPVAFDEVYSKALAWGQSLAPYVADVSLALHEAITSGKGVLLEGAQGTLLDVDHGTYPFVTSSSPIAAGGCVGLGVGPSDVDRVIGVVKAYCTRVGEGPFTTEDLGDDGTRLRERGGEFGATTGRPRRCGWLDMVALRYAARVNGMGAIALTKLDVLTGFDKIKVCTEYEIEGKKYEHFMTNTALLEKAEPVYTLMDGWKEDISKCRSFDELPVAAQKYVEYIEKEAQVPVQLIGVGPDRDQTIIRGL encoded by the coding sequence GTGAAAGGACGAGTAGAGATTATTATAGGAGCCCAATGGGGGGACGAAGGGAAAGGAAGAGTGGTAGATGCCCTTGGGAATCGGGTTGAAGTTTTTGCCCGATATCAAGGTGGTGCCAACGCTGGGCATACAGTTATAGTTGAGGGAGAGAAATATGTCTTCCATCTCTTGCCTTCCGGAATGCTTTATCCCTGTAAGCTTTGTGCCATAGGAAACGGCGTGGTTGTTGATCCAGAACAGCTTCTACAGGAGCTTTCCACTCTCCAGGAGCAAGGAAAAGACAGGGCTCGACTTATTATTAGCGGGTCTGCTCATGTTGTTATGCCTTATCATAAAATTCTCGATAAAGCTGAGGAACAGTTCCGTGGAAAAGGTAAAAAAATTGGTACCACAGGTAGGGGTATCGGCCCTTGTTATGTAGATAAATTTAATAGATGTGGTATTCGTATAGAAGATCTTCTAAACGCTGATGTTCTTCGAGACAAGCTCTCTTTCAACCTTGATGCTAAAAACCTCTTGCTAACGAAAGTTTATGGAACTGAACCAGTAGCTTTTGATGAAGTCTATAGCAAAGCTTTAGCGTGGGGGCAGAGTTTAGCTCCTTATGTAGCAGATGTCTCTTTAGCTCTGCATGAAGCTATTACATCGGGGAAGGGTGTTTTGCTGGAAGGGGCTCAGGGAACCCTTCTGGATGTGGATCATGGGACGTATCCTTTTGTAACGAGCTCCTCTCCCATTGCTGCTGGCGGATGTGTAGGCCTTGGTGTTGGTCCGTCAGATGTGGACCGAGTTATTGGGGTAGTAAAAGCTTATTGTACTCGAGTTGGAGAAGGCCCCTTTACTACGGAAGATTTAGGTGATGATGGGACTCGGCTGAGAGAGCGAGGAGGAGAGTTTGGTGCTACTACCGGACGCCCGAGACGATGTGGTTGGCTCGATATGGTAGCACTGAGATATGCAGCAAGAGTCAATGGCATGGGAGCTATAGCTTTAACGAAGCTTGATGTTCTTACAGGATTCGACAAAATTAAAGTCTGCACAGAGTATGAGATAGAAGGTAAAAAATACGAACATTTCATGACCAATACCGCGTTACTCGAGAAGGCTGAACCAGTGTACACTCTCATGGATGGCTGGAAAGAAGATATTTCTAAGTGCAGGTCTTTTGATGAACTTCCTGTGGCTGCCCAGAAATACGTAGAGTATATAGAGAAAGAGGCTCAGGTTCCAGTGCAGCTTATAGGAGTAGGTCCTGACAGAGATCAGACAATAATTAGGGGGTTGTAA
- a CDS encoding GNAT family N-acetyltransferase: MDIHFCSVNDCDEIYELERKKGGPFWPQNIIYEDLSSGLSVYMAARWKSLMVAFLVLSREKNFFVLTNLYVATSFRRKGIASQLILSSGEFCVHEGYNCLRLHVREDNGPARRLYENLGFSLIGTIKNYYEDTGTAFYMEKRLPFLTSS; this comes from the coding sequence GTGGATATACATTTTTGCTCCGTTAATGATTGTGATGAAATATATGAGCTTGAAAGAAAAAAAGGCGGACCTTTTTGGCCTCAAAATATAATATATGAAGATCTTTCCAGCGGGCTGTCTGTATATATGGCGGCTCGCTGGAAAAGTCTTATGGTTGCGTTTCTTGTCCTCTCGCGGGAAAAGAATTTTTTTGTACTTACCAACCTCTATGTGGCTACCTCTTTCCGGCGAAAGGGAATAGCTTCTCAGCTTATTCTTTCATCTGGCGAGTTTTGTGTTCATGAAGGATATAATTGTTTAAGACTTCATGTTCGAGAAGATAATGGACCAGCACGTAGACTCTATGAAAATTTAGGTTTTTCCCTTATAGGAACAATAAAAAATTATTACGAAGATACGGGCACAGCTTTCTATATGGAAAAACGCCTGCCATTTCTCACCTCGTCTTAA
- a CDS encoding carbon starvation protein A, whose protein sequence is MLAMLFLVAIVFFAIVYRVHGRYMARIYALDDSNPTPAETMYDGIDYCPAHPAVLLGHHFASIAGAGPIVGPIAAASMFGWLPAYLWCLLGSSFLGGPHDMGALVASMRHDGKSVGEVVDHWVGRRGKLFFLMFTILTLILVVAVFLQLSANTFEADTAVAFSSTLYIFLAVIFGVLVYKYNTPLWLMTVIMVPIVIGACWYGNYADWVIQYFSYSMPTWRWLLAIYILFASVLPVWLLLQPRDYLASYFLYFAVIVGAIGMILGGKFEVQLPAFKGFVAGDQFLWPMLFVIVACGAISGFHSLVGSGTTSKQLRRETDSTLVGYGSMLLEGVVAVIAIGTIMISGKILPGGPVVTYAQGFGQFAGLLGIDPKLGASLGGLAINTFLLTSLDTATRLTRYQIQEITNMKVDKYTATIITIAAAMALLLVKTVGPDGKPVPAWAAIWPMFGAANQLVAALALLAVGVWVTKGLKKNNKFLMAPMWFMLATTVAALLFMIKEKLTGVPNYLLVGISIVLLLFALLMVKESFHALKVKTEEEYK, encoded by the coding sequence ATGTTGGCAATGTTGTTCCTTGTTGCAATAGTCTTTTTTGCAATAGTCTATCGCGTTCATGGCCGCTATATGGCTCGTATTTATGCCCTTGATGATAGTAACCCGACCCCCGCTGAAACTATGTATGACGGAATAGACTATTGTCCTGCCCATCCAGCAGTACTCTTAGGGCACCATTTTGCTTCCATCGCTGGAGCCGGTCCCATTGTAGGCCCTATTGCTGCGGCGAGTATGTTTGGTTGGTTGCCTGCGTATCTTTGGTGTCTTCTCGGCTCTTCTTTTTTGGGTGGTCCACATGATATGGGAGCTCTTGTGGCATCTATGCGACACGATGGCAAGTCTGTTGGAGAGGTGGTAGACCACTGGGTAGGAAGGCGTGGAAAGCTTTTTTTTCTCATGTTTACCATCCTGACTTTAATTTTAGTCGTAGCGGTTTTCCTTCAATTATCAGCGAATACTTTTGAAGCTGACACGGCAGTGGCATTTTCAAGTACTCTTTATATATTTCTTGCCGTTATCTTTGGAGTGCTGGTTTATAAATATAACACGCCTCTTTGGCTCATGACAGTTATTATGGTTCCTATCGTCATTGGTGCTTGCTGGTATGGGAACTATGCAGACTGGGTCATCCAATATTTTTCATACTCTATGCCTACGTGGCGATGGCTCTTGGCAATTTATATTCTCTTTGCTTCTGTCTTGCCGGTATGGTTGTTGCTGCAACCGAGAGACTATCTAGCGTCCTACTTTCTTTATTTTGCAGTTATTGTTGGTGCTATTGGCATGATACTCGGCGGTAAGTTCGAAGTACAGCTTCCGGCTTTTAAGGGGTTTGTTGCAGGAGACCAGTTTTTATGGCCTATGCTTTTTGTTATTGTGGCATGTGGTGCCATTTCTGGATTCCACTCACTTGTAGGAAGCGGAACGACATCAAAGCAGCTTCGACGAGAGACAGATAGTACCCTTGTTGGGTATGGCTCCATGCTTCTGGAGGGTGTGGTTGCGGTTATTGCCATTGGCACCATTATGATTAGCGGAAAAATCCTTCCTGGGGGGCCAGTTGTAACATATGCTCAGGGATTTGGGCAATTTGCCGGGCTTCTCGGGATCGATCCAAAACTTGGGGCTTCCCTTGGCGGTTTGGCAATTAATACCTTCCTTCTCACATCCTTAGATACAGCTACCCGTCTGACCCGCTACCAAATTCAGGAAATTACGAACATGAAGGTAGACAAGTATACTGCTACCATTATAACTATAGCGGCAGCTATGGCTTTGCTTCTTGTAAAAACAGTTGGACCTGACGGCAAACCCGTTCCGGCATGGGCTGCGATTTGGCCTATGTTTGGTGCTGCAAACCAGCTTGTTGCGGCGTTGGCCCTTTTGGCAGTGGGGGTTTGGGTTACGAAGGGACTTAAGAAGAACAACAAATTCCTTATGGCCCCCATGTGGTTTATGTTGGCTACTACAGTAGCAGCCCTACTCTTTATGATCAAAGAAAAACTTACGGGAGTTCCTAACTATCTGTTGGTTGGTATCTCTATTGTCCTTCTTCTCTTTGCACTGTTGATGGTGAAGGAGTCTTTCCACGCCTTGAAAGTAAAAACTGAAGAGGAATATAAATAG
- a CDS encoding hydrogenase expression protein HypA/HybF, which translates to MATFQCIECKKEFELEVKDIILRCPFCGSRYLSKIEGELKRGKSWNSKSFSVGGPQS; encoded by the coding sequence GTGGCTACGTTTCAGTGTATTGAGTGTAAAAAGGAGTTTGAACTGGAGGTAAAAGATATTATTCTACGATGTCCTTTTTGCGGAAGTCGTTACCTCTCTAAAATTGAAGGCGAGCTTAAAAGAGGGAAATCGTGGAATAGCAAATCCTTCAGTGTCGGAGGACCTCAATCTTAA
- a CDS encoding 2-oxoacid:acceptor oxidoreductase subunit alpha has translation MSSLLRVSGKDVSLVLCGAAGQGVQTVEELLVKAIRHVGYSVFASREYMSRVRGGNNSTEIRFSPWPVRAFVDRIDVLVPLSEGIRENVRRRISSQTLIIGDRNVLRTEGEELGGRYFNVEFLNIASEIGGVVFANFVAAGMLLGMIGGGLEIGYSFCNEKFAPKGQIIVDKNKEALDRGFKIGQTLTEGTLPFISGDSKGRTLHRSVLSGTEALSLGALAGGCTFIAAYPMSPATGVLSFMAQCASQLGVVVEQTEDELAAINMALGAGYAGARAMVTTSGGGFDLMTEGVSLAGIMEVPVVIHVGQRPGPATGMATRTEQGDLHVALYGGHGEFPRAVFAPATLEEAVRIGAKSFYIAEKYHIPVIILTDQYFLNSYYDMAIPDLESLSFPSMIVKSEKDYCRYKFSSNGISPRSVPGNGKGLIGADSHEHDEEGHVYEDFDLRKCMVDKRFRKLALMRCEAEEPLFVGAQDYRILIIGWGSTFHILEEALEFIGHSQVALMHFQQLYPLPASLSERLEQAQNIIVVEGNKTGQFAHLLRQETGRKVDSIITNYNGLQFSVEQIVRELVACLNEGVY, from the coding sequence ATGTCTTCCCTGTTGCGTGTATCTGGAAAGGATGTCTCCTTGGTTCTTTGTGGAGCAGCTGGACAAGGTGTTCAAACAGTAGAAGAATTGCTTGTGAAGGCTATTCGTCATGTTGGCTATAGCGTTTTTGCAAGCCGTGAATATATGTCTAGAGTCCGTGGCGGAAACAATTCCACTGAGATACGTTTTTCCCCCTGGCCGGTTCGAGCTTTTGTTGATCGTATCGATGTCCTCGTGCCTTTAAGCGAGGGAATTCGAGAGAATGTAAGAAGGAGGATCTCTTCTCAAACTCTTATTATCGGTGACAGAAATGTCCTTCGCACCGAAGGAGAAGAGTTGGGAGGACGTTACTTTAACGTAGAGTTTTTAAATATAGCGAGTGAGATAGGCGGAGTTGTTTTTGCTAACTTTGTTGCAGCAGGGATGCTTCTGGGTATGATAGGCGGAGGACTGGAGATAGGATATTCCTTTTGCAACGAAAAATTTGCCCCTAAGGGGCAAATAATAGTCGATAAAAATAAAGAGGCCCTAGATAGAGGATTTAAGATTGGACAGACTCTTACAGAAGGTACATTGCCCTTTATATCTGGGGATAGTAAAGGTCGGACCCTTCACCGCAGTGTTTTGAGTGGAACAGAAGCTCTATCTTTAGGAGCTTTGGCTGGAGGATGTACGTTTATTGCAGCGTACCCCATGTCCCCTGCTACAGGAGTTTTATCTTTTATGGCCCAATGCGCTTCTCAGCTAGGAGTAGTGGTAGAGCAGACAGAAGATGAGCTTGCTGCCATTAATATGGCACTTGGAGCTGGTTACGCTGGAGCGCGTGCGATGGTTACAACCTCTGGTGGTGGTTTTGATCTCATGACAGAAGGGGTAAGTCTTGCTGGTATTATGGAAGTTCCTGTAGTAATCCACGTGGGGCAGCGACCTGGTCCAGCTACTGGAATGGCCACACGTACAGAGCAGGGAGATTTACATGTGGCTCTATATGGAGGTCATGGGGAATTTCCTCGCGCTGTTTTCGCTCCGGCTACGCTGGAAGAAGCCGTTCGCATTGGAGCAAAATCTTTTTATATTGCGGAAAAATACCACATTCCAGTTATTATCTTGACAGATCAATACTTCCTTAACTCTTATTATGACATGGCTATTCCTGATCTAGAGTCTCTCTCTTTCCCTTCCATGATTGTTAAATCAGAAAAAGATTATTGTCGATATAAATTTTCTTCCAACGGAATCTCTCCTCGCAGTGTTCCTGGCAATGGGAAAGGGCTTATAGGGGCCGACAGTCATGAACATGACGAAGAAGGTCATGTGTATGAAGACTTTGACCTTCGTAAATGTATGGTTGATAAACGTTTCAGAAAACTTGCGTTAATGAGATGTGAAGCTGAAGAACCTTTATTTGTCGGGGCGCAAGACTATAGGATCCTTATTATTGGCTGGGGTTCTACATTCCACATACTTGAGGAAGCGTTGGAATTTATAGGGCATTCCCAAGTAGCATTAATGCATTTCCAACAACTGTATCCCTTGCCCGCCTCTTTGAGTGAGCGCTTAGAACAGGCACAGAATATTATAGTAGTGGAAGGGAATAAAACCGGACAGTTTGCTCATTTACTCAGGCAAGAAACAGGCAGGAAAGTGGACTCTATTATTACTAATTACAATGGCCTTCAATTTTCAGTAGAGCAGATAGTGAGAGAATTAGTTGCTTGCCTTAATGAGGGGGTATATTGA
- a CDS encoding thiamine pyrophosphate-dependent enzyme encodes MNSGIFDLANADLAWCPGCGDFQILEALKRALEELGWTPLDVVVVSGIGQAAKTPHFMKCHFFNGLHGRALSNATGIKAANPSLNVVAIGGDGDMYGEGGNHFIHTIRRNPDITNLVYNNMVYGLTKGQASPTSFRGFRTSVHVDGVMSEPFPPLAAAIVFGATFVARAFSGDVEKTANLIKQAILHKGYALVDIFQPCVSFNRVNTYKWYKENTYYLDENYNPEDRTAAIALALKTERFPLGVLYKTESRPTFEETLGAYRYDKTPLYKRKRKIQDIETCIVSMT; translated from the coding sequence ATGAATTCTGGAATATTTGATCTAGCAAACGCTGATTTGGCTTGGTGTCCCGGTTGTGGCGATTTTCAAATTCTTGAAGCATTGAAGAGAGCTTTGGAGGAACTAGGATGGACCCCTCTAGATGTAGTCGTGGTGTCTGGTATAGGGCAGGCAGCTAAAACTCCTCATTTTATGAAGTGTCATTTTTTTAATGGACTTCATGGTCGAGCTCTTTCCAATGCCACAGGCATAAAAGCCGCAAATCCTTCTCTCAATGTAGTAGCGATAGGGGGAGATGGAGATATGTATGGAGAAGGTGGAAACCATTTTATCCATACGATCAGGCGTAATCCAGATATTACTAATTTGGTCTATAACAATATGGTGTATGGTCTTACCAAAGGGCAAGCGTCACCTACGAGCTTTAGGGGGTTTAGAACTTCAGTTCACGTTGACGGGGTGATGTCTGAGCCTTTCCCGCCACTGGCGGCTGCTATTGTTTTTGGAGCTACTTTTGTAGCTAGAGCTTTTTCCGGGGATGTTGAAAAAACTGCGAATCTCATAAAACAGGCAATCCTTCATAAAGGGTATGCCCTTGTAGATATTTTTCAGCCGTGTGTGTCTTTCAATCGTGTTAACACGTATAAATGGTATAAAGAAAATACGTATTATCTCGATGAAAACTATAATCCAGAAGATCGAACAGCTGCTATTGCCCTAGCTTTGAAAACAGAAAGATTCCCTTTGGGAGTGCTCTATAAAACAGAGAGTCGACCTACTTTCGAGGAAACACTAGGAGCCTATCGCTACGATAAAACCCCCCTTTATAAAAGAAAACGAAAAATTCAAGATATTGAAACTTGTATTGTATCTATGACATAA